Part of the bacterium genome, GGAGGCGCGCGCCGCCTCGAGGATCGTCGGAATGTTCAGGTAGGCCTCGGTGGCGCCGATGCCCACCGCCTCGTCGGCCAGCCAGACATGCCGGGCGTCGGCGTCGACATCGGTGT contains:
- a CDS encoding biotin carboxylase N-terminal domain-containing protein yields the protein MKVLVANRGEIACRIFQTLREMGVPSVAVYTDVDADARHVWLADEAVGIGATEAYLNIPTILEAARAS